A genomic stretch from Achromobacter spanius includes:
- a CDS encoding ABC transporter permease encodes MRTSDIQSQPPAAVTRRGPIGIVRAVIFALVLREMRGRFGSHRFGAFWILFEPLAHIVALMAIYALLRGRASNGLDLSVFLVTGIIPFILFKNIALKGMEAVNANKGLFAYRQIKPIDTIVSRVIVECALMACVYGMILFGLGMWVGSDVSIHQPLQWAFVLAVGILFSFGLGLIFCIIAEALPEAKTFIRLSYMPLYFLSGIIVPIWMIPERFQKFMLWNPYLHLIDLLRENVFLEYPKTLGISIWYAFFISLVTLFVGLALYRMRRLNLVAV; translated from the coding sequence TTGAGAACTTCTGATATTCAATCGCAACCACCTGCCGCTGTAACGCGCCGCGGCCCAATCGGGATCGTTCGTGCCGTAATTTTTGCGCTGGTCTTACGTGAAATGCGAGGGCGATTTGGTTCGCATCGGTTCGGTGCATTTTGGATACTGTTCGAACCATTGGCTCATATCGTTGCGTTGATGGCTATATATGCGCTATTGCGTGGACGCGCGAGCAATGGCTTAGATTTATCCGTTTTTCTCGTGACGGGCATCATTCCCTTTATTCTTTTTAAGAACATTGCGCTGAAAGGGATGGAGGCCGTCAACGCGAATAAAGGCCTGTTTGCATATCGACAGATTAAGCCTATCGATACGATCGTCTCGAGAGTTATCGTAGAGTGTGCGCTGATGGCTTGTGTATATGGAATGATTCTATTCGGTTTGGGAATGTGGGTGGGCAGTGACGTATCGATACATCAACCACTTCAATGGGCGTTTGTATTAGCGGTTGGAATATTGTTTTCGTTTGGACTGGGTTTGATATTTTGCATAATTGCCGAAGCTTTGCCTGAGGCAAAGACCTTCATTAGGCTTTCGTACATGCCTTTGTACTTTCTGTCGGGAATTATCGTGCCTATTTGGATGATTCCGGAACGATTTCAGAAGTTCATGCTGTGGAACCCCTACCTACATCTTATAGACTTGCTTCGTGAAAACGTGTTTTTGGAGTATCCAAAAACGCTAGGTATTAGTATTTGGTATGCATTCTTTATTTCCTTAGTCACGTTGTTTGTCGGCTTGGCGCTATATCGCATGCGTCGTTTGAATTTGGTGGCTGTATGA
- a CDS encoding FkbM family methyltransferase encodes MNNPGNLYGIAHAGRSVTFRFPDPNEYIAKKIIDSKVFYELDVLEEISSLGVGNGLFVDVGANIGNHSLFFSIILDREVVAFEPAEEAFSQLVQNIRLNRAENLVTCYRIALGAAQGRGHMNIVSGNLGASHFTADDGGGVQLETLDSLLYEQNRSIALIKIDVEGLEVEVLRGAVKVLERDAPLLIVEGQTDRAFGQICEFLSSKDYIPISIRGITPTYFFVHRSRLSDVQDRSIFYIRNDVDHNRRILQSYLARIETNLRAALTKAEFEKLSAVLEVRQKELINKALVGSLPQPQHFDRAAEDIKLALGGLINEQGQKAQLLSDVIEHRFRVLTHDLVLESEKKSKLVEDLVQKIQDSGEHIAERLIVDGHERTSRLEELSRNLAESVAANMSLQTHGMEQQQSAIQVIESLVKEEAEKFKAAANDMASAVVAQMREASSTTQRALLARSDLSLQALGGQVSSDLESFASVMNALEARISSMSASLPNEISKAMKLDISTSVDNGVDSVRTELVRLGTSIAAHASPEATASKVLQRLTELEAHVSNAISSNVENLQRKAIDTLRTESEKLRALRDRDLEHALSECDYLNNEVNRLVVAVQTERVRARYAARRLGVLYSTGVRAAVGKIRRLLSPLTFGLVKPYETWVGFEKRMEARVSREVQDFKKLHASSLRRSSPTFISPSDELVEGEGKVKFAISTASGAHPTQYRDRVRIGIASIEIRRTALSRVIDCLYDQADEIFVYLNDYSEIPKFLNREKIQVIHKMGDVGDRGKFFDIDNFSGYFFTCDDDIEYPPYYVQHCVDAIERYGRKAVVGWHGSLLKTPFVDYYSSESRRVFSFRSGRPEDTAVHILGTGCSSFHTETLKVRYADFLTPNMADVYFALLGQKQRVPFVVIKHDPAEALPLDIPDDKPIHRESMQKTGSRADTREIQNRCVKDWQDWRAEKPASTIYSRASYTIAYVGRVDTDRWKKGGILKSGGLITQALRAIGHRVVDIEISQPLDAILEQVKTADIVWIYPGDPERPDFAPVEALIERVAKVGKQVYVNLSYNLIESRTRWIQGKLTDWNRLFGNRVKACVFTYAAMNEPAFHNIRQNLICIPKSIDFSDDIRASFMQTEGIFIGDLQKLLNRNLVDGEIEDWINPLREALPGVPLYAVRQYGGKIDRELGLTVVPYTQGRAWEEWLASKRIVCCLTPHATYEMIPIEAGGFGVPSIYRPMPQSHSENLSTAGIQVHSPKEFAAACAAIYHDHTLWTMYSRAAAARARSTHISHVAASLHMQLTLGKLH; translated from the coding sequence ATGAACAATCCCGGAAATCTGTATGGCATCGCGCATGCGGGCAGGTCTGTCACATTTAGGTTCCCTGATCCCAATGAATACATCGCCAAGAAAATTATTGACTCAAAGGTATTCTATGAGCTCGATGTTTTAGAAGAGATCTCGAGTTTGGGTGTCGGCAACGGATTGTTTGTTGATGTAGGTGCGAATATTGGCAACCACTCTCTGTTTTTTTCGATAATTCTCGACAGGGAAGTAGTCGCGTTTGAACCTGCAGAGGAGGCGTTCTCGCAGCTCGTTCAGAACATTCGGCTAAATAGAGCAGAAAATTTGGTAACGTGCTATCGAATTGCTTTGGGCGCGGCGCAAGGCAGGGGGCACATGAATATAGTCTCCGGTAATTTGGGTGCATCCCATTTCACTGCCGATGATGGAGGCGGTGTACAACTGGAAACGCTCGATTCGCTTCTCTACGAACAGAATCGGTCAATTGCGTTAATCAAGATAGATGTCGAAGGGTTGGAAGTTGAAGTGCTTCGCGGCGCGGTCAAAGTGCTTGAGCGAGATGCGCCGTTGCTGATTGTGGAAGGGCAAACGGATAGAGCGTTTGGTCAAATCTGCGAATTTCTAAGTAGTAAGGACTATATTCCGATTTCAATTCGGGGCATCACGCCAACATATTTTTTCGTGCATCGCTCACGGTTGAGCGATGTGCAAGATCGATCTATTTTTTACATTAGAAATGATGTCGATCACAACAGACGAATATTGCAAAGCTATCTCGCCAGAATCGAGACCAATCTCCGCGCAGCGCTGACGAAGGCGGAGTTTGAGAAGCTGAGTGCTGTACTAGAGGTCCGCCAGAAAGAACTGATAAATAAAGCTTTAGTCGGGTCGTTGCCCCAGCCTCAACACTTCGACAGAGCAGCCGAAGATATCAAGCTCGCGCTCGGTGGCTTAATAAACGAGCAGGGGCAGAAAGCACAATTGCTATCTGATGTAATTGAACATAGATTTCGTGTGCTCACTCACGATCTGGTTTTGGAAAGTGAGAAGAAGTCAAAGCTCGTTGAGGACCTGGTACAGAAAATCCAAGATTCAGGCGAGCACATCGCAGAGCGGCTGATTGTAGATGGGCACGAGCGCACCTCGCGTCTAGAGGAGCTTTCTCGCAATCTGGCCGAGAGTGTGGCAGCAAACATGTCGCTCCAGACTCACGGGATGGAGCAGCAGCAGAGCGCTATTCAAGTTATAGAGAGTTTGGTCAAAGAAGAAGCGGAAAAGTTCAAGGCGGCGGCAAATGATATGGCCTCCGCCGTCGTGGCCCAAATGCGCGAGGCCTCTTCAACGACTCAACGGGCCTTGTTGGCACGCAGTGATCTTTCATTACAAGCCTTGGGCGGCCAAGTAAGCTCCGATCTGGAATCTTTTGCTTCAGTAATGAATGCTCTGGAGGCCCGCATTTCGAGCATGTCGGCCTCGCTGCCGAATGAGATTTCCAAGGCCATGAAGTTGGATATTTCAACATCAGTCGACAATGGTGTGGATTCGGTTCGGACGGAACTCGTGCGCCTGGGCACATCTATAGCGGCGCATGCTTCCCCTGAAGCTACGGCATCGAAAGTGCTCCAGCGTCTGACTGAATTGGAGGCGCATGTTTCGAATGCTATTTCGTCAAATGTGGAGAATCTTCAACGAAAGGCTATAGACACACTGCGTACGGAAAGTGAGAAGCTGCGAGCGCTTAGGGATAGAGATTTGGAGCACGCCCTGTCGGAGTGCGATTATCTAAATAACGAAGTTAATCGACTAGTTGTCGCTGTTCAAACGGAGCGTGTTCGAGCGCGATATGCTGCCCGCCGACTTGGTGTTTTGTACTCAACAGGGGTAAGAGCGGCGGTCGGAAAGATTAGAAGGCTTCTTTCTCCGCTTACCTTTGGGTTGGTAAAGCCCTACGAGACCTGGGTAGGATTTGAGAAGCGAATGGAGGCGAGAGTATCGCGAGAGGTGCAAGACTTCAAGAAGCTGCATGCCAGCTCTTTGCGCCGTAGCTCGCCGACCTTCATTTCGCCTTCCGATGAGCTGGTGGAAGGCGAGGGAAAGGTAAAGTTCGCAATATCTACGGCTTCAGGGGCACACCCTACGCAGTATCGAGATCGAGTTCGCATAGGGATCGCGTCGATTGAAATCAGGCGGACGGCGCTGTCCCGCGTTATTGATTGTCTTTATGATCAAGCCGATGAGATATTTGTGTATCTCAATGATTATTCCGAGATTCCAAAATTTCTTAATCGAGAGAAAATTCAGGTAATCCACAAAATGGGCGACGTGGGGGATCGAGGAAAGTTTTTCGATATAGATAATTTCTCGGGCTATTTTTTCACTTGCGACGATGATATCGAGTACCCGCCGTATTACGTTCAACATTGTGTAGATGCCATTGAGCGATACGGTAGAAAAGCTGTCGTCGGTTGGCATGGATCCTTACTCAAGACACCCTTTGTCGATTACTACAGCTCTGAATCTCGTCGCGTTTTTTCTTTCAGATCTGGACGCCCAGAAGATACTGCAGTACATATTTTGGGGACTGGATGTTCGTCGTTCCACACGGAAACACTGAAAGTTCGTTACGCCGATTTTTTAACGCCTAATATGGCAGATGTGTATTTCGCTTTGCTGGGCCAAAAGCAACGTGTGCCATTTGTTGTGATCAAGCATGACCCAGCCGAAGCGCTTCCTCTGGACATTCCCGACGATAAACCCATTCATCGAGAATCTATGCAAAAGACGGGATCTCGAGCAGATACGCGAGAGATCCAAAATCGTTGTGTGAAGGATTGGCAGGATTGGCGTGCTGAGAAGCCAGCCTCCACAATCTATTCTCGCGCTTCCTATACGATCGCATACGTGGGGCGGGTGGACACTGACCGCTGGAAAAAGGGAGGAATCCTTAAGTCGGGAGGACTGATCACGCAAGCATTGCGTGCTATTGGGCATCGTGTTGTCGATATTGAAATTTCACAGCCACTTGATGCAATCCTAGAGCAAGTGAAGACTGCCGATATCGTGTGGATATATCCGGGAGATCCAGAACGGCCTGACTTTGCTCCCGTTGAAGCGCTAATCGAAAGAGTTGCTAAGGTCGGCAAGCAGGTATATGTAAACCTCTCATATAACCTCATCGAATCGCGTACTCGTTGGATACAAGGAAAGTTGACGGATTGGAATCGTCTATTCGGTAACCGAGTCAAGGCTTGCGTGTTTACCTATGCGGCTATGAATGAGCCGGCATTTCACAATATTCGTCAGAATTTGATTTGCATCCCGAAATCGATCGACTTTAGCGACGATATTCGAGCTAGTTTTATGCAAACTGAAGGAATATTTATTGGTGATCTCCAAAAACTGTTGAACAGGAATTTGGTGGATGGGGAAATTGAGGACTGGATCAATCCACTTCGTGAAGCTCTGCCTGGCGTACCCTTATATGCGGTCCGGCAGTACGGCGGGAAGATTGATAGGGAATTAGGTCTTACGGTGGTTCCCTATACGCAAGGTCGGGCGTGGGAAGAATGGTTGGCTTCTAAACGGATCGTATGCTGCCTTACTCCTCACGCAACATATGAAATGATACCTATAGAAGCTGGGGGCTTCGGGGTTCCGTCGATATATCGGCCTATGCCGCAGTCTCATTCGGAAAACTTGTCCACCGCTGGGATACAGGTCCATTCGCCTAAGGAGTTTGCTGCCGCTTGCGCTGCTATATACCATGACCATACTTTATGGACGATGTATAGCCGTGCTGCTGCCGCAAGGGCACGAAGCACGCACATCAGTCATGTGGCGGCGTCTCTTCATATGCAACTGACTTTGGGGAAGTTGCATTAA
- a CDS encoding capsule biosynthesis protein, which yields MSSKQRFLFLQGVCSPFFPALAKGLQQAGCSVRKVNFTVGDRVYWRQGLATSFQGAMSSLTEFYRKEFERYGISDVVLFGDCRPVHQPAVALAKQTGVRVHVFEEGYFRPYWITLERGGVNGHSSMPKDPMWYREEARSLPQFDNGSPFSSPFWKRAAYDVGYNFWAGINPILHRGVRSHIPYSPLTEYIGYAKRGIRVKCYEMPSRKIEAMLISESKNSPFFLMPLQLATDAQIVHHSPFADMLEAMYVALASFARHAPSHSRFAVKIHPLDPGLVNYKKHLYRWAKEFDLTQRVFYLESGNLPALLTHTAGLVTVNSTVGGSSLLHARPTIALGSAIYNIAGLTFQTGLNEFWRDADAPDTNLFKCFRNVVIAKTQINGGFYSAPAIKLAVENSVPRLLKKPELLDTPS from the coding sequence ATGAGCAGCAAGCAGCGATTTCTGTTCTTGCAAGGAGTTTGTTCGCCATTCTTCCCAGCTTTGGCAAAGGGGCTGCAACAGGCGGGATGCTCGGTCCGCAAAGTAAATTTCACAGTCGGTGATCGCGTCTATTGGCGTCAGGGTCTCGCCACATCGTTCCAGGGGGCGATGAGCAGCCTGACCGAGTTTTATCGTAAAGAATTTGAGCGTTACGGCATTAGCGATGTAGTGCTATTCGGCGACTGCCGCCCCGTGCATCAACCTGCGGTAGCGCTTGCCAAGCAAACCGGCGTACGCGTTCATGTCTTCGAAGAAGGCTACTTCCGCCCATACTGGATAACGCTTGAACGAGGTGGAGTAAACGGCCATTCCAGTATGCCAAAAGATCCGATGTGGTATCGAGAAGAAGCACGGTCACTGCCTCAGTTTGATAATGGCTCTCCGTTTTCCTCCCCCTTTTGGAAGCGCGCTGCATACGATGTTGGATATAATTTTTGGGCTGGTATCAACCCAATCCTTCACCGAGGAGTGAGAAGTCACATCCCCTACTCTCCGTTGACTGAGTATATTGGGTACGCCAAACGAGGAATTAGAGTCAAATGTTATGAAATGCCGTCTCGTAAGATTGAGGCGATGCTCATTTCAGAATCCAAAAATTCACCGTTCTTTTTAATGCCTCTTCAACTGGCGACGGATGCGCAAATCGTCCACCATTCTCCATTTGCAGACATGCTCGAAGCAATGTACGTAGCATTGGCTTCCTTTGCTCGACACGCGCCATCGCACAGTCGCTTTGCAGTAAAAATACACCCATTGGATCCTGGCCTTGTGAATTATAAAAAGCATCTGTACCGCTGGGCCAAGGAATTTGATTTGACCCAGAGAGTCTTCTACTTGGAGAGTGGCAATTTACCTGCTTTACTGACACATACTGCCGGGCTTGTAACCGTGAACAGTACCGTAGGCGGATCGTCACTGCTGCATGCCCGCCCCACTATTGCGCTGGGCTCGGCCATATACAACATCGCGGGCCTTACATTTCAAACCGGGTTAAATGAATTTTGGAGAGATGCAGATGCGCCTGACACCAACCTCTTCAAGTGCTTTAGAAACGTAGTCATTGCCAAAACACAAATCAATGGGGGATTCTATTCGGCTCCCGCAATTAAACTAGCCGTCGAGAACTCCGTACCTAGACTCCTGAAGAAGCCGGAACTCCTAGATACACCAAGTTAA
- a CDS encoding ABC transporter ATP-binding protein: protein MISIENVTKSYLTNKGRKFVFRNLSVSLPSNKNIALIGRNGAGKSTLMRLLGGQDVPDSGKIRSNKSISWPVGLSGGFQGSLTGRQNVKFVARVQGTLGDDLRKVVKFVEDFAEIGEYFDLPVNTYSSGMRGRVAFGLSLAFNFDYYLVDEAISVGDAHFREKAQHLFSERTGTSNLILVTHGMGQVRKMCDYVVLLKTGGEVEQYEDVEKGIAAYQSL, encoded by the coding sequence ATGATTAGCATCGAGAACGTCACAAAGTCGTATTTGACAAATAAGGGAAGGAAGTTTGTCTTCAGAAATTTAAGTGTTTCGCTGCCTTCAAATAAAAACATAGCGCTCATTGGCCGCAACGGCGCAGGTAAGTCTACGTTAATGAGGCTGCTTGGTGGGCAAGACGTTCCTGATAGTGGAAAAATCAGATCCAATAAGTCGATATCTTGGCCCGTGGGATTGTCAGGTGGATTCCAGGGGTCGTTGACTGGTAGACAGAATGTGAAGTTCGTTGCACGTGTGCAAGGAACTCTCGGTGATGATCTTCGAAAAGTAGTCAAGTTCGTGGAAGATTTCGCCGAGATTGGGGAGTACTTTGACTTGCCCGTAAATACGTATTCCTCCGGCATGCGCGGGCGGGTGGCGTTCGGTTTGAGTCTGGCGTTCAATTTTGATTATTACTTGGTGGATGAGGCAATATCAGTTGGAGACGCTCACTTCCGAGAAAAGGCTCAACATCTGTTTTCGGAGAGGACGGGCACTTCCAACTTGATTCTTGTCACCCACGGGATGGGCCAAGTCAGAAAAATGTGTGATTACGTCGTGTTGCTTAAGACCGGGGGAGAGGTCGAGCAGTATGAAGATGTGGAGAAGGGTATTGCCGCCTACCAAAGCCTCTAA
- a CDS encoding polysaccharide biosynthesis/export family protein gives MNKKFRFLSVRMAALILPLMLGGCGSLLSSAGPSRYAVMNSEQSENYLLVDLSAETIGPYMRPAEAEANSAVALPTVPDIKLVPGDVLRVMIADSVTDGAIFAPLITGGTVFENTRVDSKGTISLPYVGRERVSGKTPEEVELLIRKKLRGITSDVQVQVTLTGDLSGSVLVAGAVKTPGRFSALQGPLTLLDAINRAGGPVLEPHLIKVIVRTGKDSYHFNYEELLAGNNQVLPPGAEVVLERARKRFVAMGAVGDPGLHDLPSNNPSLLEVLGSVKGLSEVKADAAGVFVFRLVERHDSTTGDQTPMAQVFRLNLKEPASMFLARQFLVHPEDAVYVTNAAVYEWQKIISPIVQVLVLGRTIENF, from the coding sequence ATGAATAAGAAATTCCGATTTTTATCGGTTCGTATGGCAGCACTTATATTGCCGTTAATGCTTGGAGGGTGCGGGAGTCTTCTTTCATCCGCAGGGCCTTCACGGTATGCGGTCATGAACAGCGAGCAGTCGGAAAATTATCTTCTGGTTGATTTATCTGCGGAGACAATTGGTCCGTATATGCGCCCTGCTGAGGCGGAGGCCAACAGCGCAGTTGCATTGCCGACCGTTCCCGATATCAAGCTTGTCCCTGGCGATGTCTTGAGGGTGATGATTGCGGACTCAGTGACAGATGGTGCGATTTTTGCCCCGCTCATCACGGGCGGTACTGTGTTCGAGAACACACGCGTTGATAGCAAAGGGACTATATCGCTTCCGTATGTTGGACGCGAGCGCGTGTCCGGGAAAACGCCTGAAGAAGTTGAGCTATTGATTAGAAAAAAACTTAGAGGAATAACCAGTGATGTACAAGTTCAAGTGACATTGACTGGGGATCTTTCGGGTTCGGTATTAGTCGCAGGCGCGGTGAAGACCCCTGGGAGGTTTTCGGCCTTACAGGGGCCCTTAACGTTACTTGACGCAATAAATAGAGCGGGTGGGCCAGTACTGGAACCGCACCTGATCAAGGTGATCGTGCGCACTGGGAAGGACTCGTATCATTTCAACTACGAAGAGCTGCTCGCTGGGAACAATCAAGTTTTGCCTCCTGGCGCAGAGGTCGTTTTGGAACGCGCACGCAAACGCTTTGTGGCGATGGGGGCGGTCGGTGATCCCGGGCTTCATGACCTACCTTCCAACAACCCCAGCCTGCTTGAGGTCCTAGGCAGTGTGAAAGGGTTGAGCGAAGTAAAGGCAGACGCTGCTGGTGTTTTCGTTTTCCGCTTAGTCGAACGGCACGACTCCACTACTGGCGACCAGACGCCGATGGCGCAAGTTTTTAGATTGAATTTAAAAGAGCCGGCTTCAATGTTCTTGGCAAGACAGTTTCTTGTTCATCCGGAGGATGCTGTATATGTAACGAATGCCGCAGTATACGAGTGGCAGAAGATTATTTCTCCGATCGTTCAGGTATTGGTGCTGGGACGGACCATTGAGAACTTCTGA
- a CDS encoding ABC transporter permease: MINFENLKSKRLFFWLVGIPMLLAVVYYGIFALDRYVSTTQVAVRQVGNNEAPQIPGLAVMLSGLNPTSREETLYLREFLTSQDMLNVLQQKLGWSSHYAGRWRDPLYFLAEDAHQEDVLDYYRRLVVAHFDEQTGLLSVSVEAFDPVFAENVLKVMLGESERFVNELSHRMAREQMAFAQGELAKARAMYEERRDDMLAFQSTNNLLDAEATAKARAEIITELESNLTKERTALKGLLATLRPDTPQVRQQRNRIHALEQQLSSEVQRLVSQKGGDKLNVVASRYRNLTIDAAIAEEAYKFAVSSVESSRIEASKKLRSLVTVVSPNKPDRASYPSRIYNLITLFVGLLLFYGIARFVIATIEDHRD, encoded by the coding sequence ATGATTAACTTTGAAAACCTAAAATCGAAACGCCTGTTTTTTTGGCTAGTCGGAATTCCGATGCTTTTGGCGGTTGTCTATTACGGCATCTTCGCATTGGACCGCTATGTCAGCACCACTCAGGTAGCGGTTCGACAAGTTGGTAATAATGAAGCGCCACAGATTCCTGGATTAGCGGTCATGCTCAGCGGACTAAATCCGACTTCAAGAGAGGAGACGCTCTATCTTCGCGAGTTTTTGACATCGCAGGATATGCTCAATGTCCTGCAGCAGAAGTTGGGCTGGTCATCTCATTACGCTGGCAGATGGCGCGATCCGCTGTATTTCTTAGCGGAAGATGCGCATCAAGAAGATGTGCTCGATTACTATCGACGCCTGGTTGTCGCGCATTTCGATGAACAAACTGGATTGCTGAGTGTTAGCGTAGAGGCCTTCGACCCGGTTTTCGCGGAAAACGTTTTAAAAGTTATGCTCGGCGAGAGCGAGCGATTCGTCAATGAACTTTCTCATCGCATGGCGCGAGAGCAAATGGCTTTTGCCCAAGGCGAATTGGCTAAGGCGCGTGCTATGTACGAGGAGCGACGCGATGACATGCTCGCGTTCCAAAGCACGAATAACTTGCTTGACGCGGAAGCGACAGCAAAAGCCAGAGCCGAAATTATTACGGAATTGGAGTCCAATCTGACGAAGGAGCGTACGGCGCTAAAAGGGTTGTTAGCAACGTTACGTCCTGATACTCCGCAGGTTCGACAACAGAGAAATAGAATTCATGCGCTTGAGCAACAACTGTCATCAGAAGTGCAGCGCTTGGTGTCGCAAAAGGGGGGAGACAAGCTGAACGTGGTGGCTTCACGATATCGCAACCTAACCATTGATGCGGCAATTGCGGAAGAGGCATATAAATTTGCTGTTAGTTCGGTAGAGTCTTCCCGTATCGAAGCAAGCAAGAAGCTCCGCAGCCTGGTCACTGTCGTATCTCCGAATAAACCGGATCGGGCAAGTTATCCCAGTCGGATTTATAACCTCATCACGCTGTTTGTGGGTTTACTCCTGTTTTATGGTATTGCTCGATTTGTCATCGCGACGATCGAAGACCATCGAGACTAA
- a CDS encoding CatB-related O-acetyltransferase has protein sequence MKNKKYVELGLTVLEGYVPQKFRFERGVNLGKCEILAGSAFGLYSYMNSGFVRSAVIVGRYCSIGRNVTIGSGVHDHAALSTSPFFTTNSNPSLLKLADVPKRIRVLIGHDVWIGDNAYIMSGVNIGDGAIIAAGAIVTRDVAPYSIVVGTPARHLKWRFDERMRQRLTALRWHEFSPDILKKIDIGNLEQSVSAMESWPESSRTHKLINYHST, from the coding sequence ATGAAGAATAAAAAATACGTCGAACTAGGGTTAACCGTTCTTGAGGGTTACGTGCCTCAAAAATTTAGATTCGAAAGAGGGGTAAACCTTGGAAAATGTGAAATTCTAGCAGGATCGGCCTTCGGTCTTTATTCCTACATGAATAGTGGATTCGTCAGAAGCGCCGTGATTGTCGGCCGCTATTGCTCGATCGGAAGAAATGTAACGATCGGCTCAGGGGTTCATGACCACGCTGCGCTATCGACCAGCCCCTTCTTCACCACCAACAGCAATCCGTCATTGCTAAAACTAGCCGACGTACCCAAGAGAATTCGCGTATTGATAGGACACGATGTCTGGATCGGCGATAACGCTTACATCATGTCAGGCGTAAACATCGGAGATGGTGCGATCATCGCGGCAGGTGCAATAGTTACACGCGACGTGGCACCATATTCCATCGTCGTCGGAACGCCGGCGAGGCATCTCAAATGGCGCTTCGATGAGAGGATGAGGCAGAGATTGACCGCGCTAAGATGGCACGAATTCTCACCAGACATCTTAAAAAAAATTGATATTGGAAATTTGGAGCAGTCAGTATCGGCAATGGAATCTTGGCCTGAATCATCAAGGACACATAAGTTAATCAACTACCATTCAACTTAA
- a CDS encoding glycosyltransferase family 2 protein: protein MNENIKFLYNNWLLQGGKWKSPYHDIAFSTSKRPRSNMANLLLDCGLISRAADLIEEASAHEILLAKAKLEFLRGNHVKSTNYLLEVLDEKNNSAQKRRAIRLLTRVSPEDMIAWLERHDEQQLLCRINAVTQQVSNAEILLTSRSGDDHLLVSNSLLRSTEKLYRLNDLWREMHLAPLPIPSNESAFDINYFPVSERVLASDDSHNNNVSVVMTVHNGAAYLKSSILSILNQLNVEIELIVVDDGSTDDTWKIIEKIKNLHPKRVRCIRLANNVGTYRAKNLALPMCRYEYMAFQDADDWSHPERLFRAISWLRASKSNVAVTCRYVRLSEEGSFYSPAVWPIRQWSPNTLVMRRKEILDNIGGFDTVAVGADTDYFERIRAVFGDSRIKFQQEVMLVAMGLSTSLMHNKFTGVSANGYSSKRIAYREESAERILSAVRGSPQLIRLPY from the coding sequence ATGAACGAAAATATAAAATTTCTTTACAATAACTGGCTATTGCAGGGTGGGAAATGGAAATCCCCTTATCACGATATAGCCTTTTCTACTAGCAAGCGCCCCCGTTCGAACATGGCAAACTTATTGCTCGACTGTGGGTTGATAAGCCGAGCAGCAGACCTGATAGAGGAAGCATCTGCGCATGAAATCCTTCTTGCGAAAGCGAAACTAGAATTTCTCCGAGGAAATCATGTGAAGTCCACCAATTATCTTCTCGAAGTCCTTGACGAGAAAAATAATTCAGCGCAGAAGCGTCGGGCAATCCGATTGCTTACGCGGGTTTCACCGGAAGATATGATCGCGTGGCTCGAACGCCATGATGAGCAACAGTTGCTATGCCGTATTAACGCGGTAACTCAGCAGGTGAGCAATGCCGAAATATTACTAACTTCGCGCTCAGGCGATGACCATCTGCTCGTATCGAACAGTCTGCTTCGCTCTACCGAAAAGCTATACAGACTAAACGATCTTTGGCGGGAAATGCACCTCGCTCCTTTACCAATACCTTCGAACGAAAGCGCTTTCGACATAAATTACTTTCCCGTGTCCGAGCGCGTGCTCGCATCAGATGATAGCCATAACAACAACGTTTCAGTTGTAATGACGGTTCATAATGGAGCGGCATACCTGAAATCGTCGATTCTTTCCATACTGAACCAACTTAACGTGGAGATTGAGTTGATAGTAGTTGACGATGGGAGCACCGATGACACTTGGAAAATAATCGAGAAAATTAAAAATCTGCACCCTAAGCGAGTGCGTTGCATACGATTAGCAAATAATGTCGGCACATACAGAGCAAAAAATTTGGCACTCCCGATGTGTCGCTACGAATATATGGCATTCCAAGATGCAGACGATTGGTCCCATCCTGAACGGCTGTTTCGTGCAATCTCATGGCTGCGAGCGAGCAAGAGCAATGTCGCCGTAACGTGTCGCTATGTGCGTTTAAGTGAAGAAGGTAGCTTTTATTCACCGGCAGTGTGGCCGATTCGCCAATGGTCACCCAATACACTGGTCATGCGAAGAAAAGAAATATTAGATAATATCGGAGGCTTTGATACTGTCGCAGTGGGAGCCGATACGGACTATTTTGAGAGAATTCGAGCAGTATTCGGGGACAGCAGAATAAAATTTCAGCAAGAAGTAATGCTTGTAGCAATGGGACTATCAACTTCATTGATGCACAATAAATTCACCGGGGTAAGCGCCAATGGATACTCTTCAAAACGAATTGCATACAGGGAAGAAAGTGCGGAGCGGATACTAAGCGCGGTGCGCGGCTCTCCCCAACTTATCCGACTTCCCTATTAA